Proteins co-encoded in one Epinephelus moara isolate mb chromosome 13, YSFRI_EMoa_1.0, whole genome shotgun sequence genomic window:
- the LOC126400000 gene encoding sphingomyelin synthase-related protein 1-like isoform X1, translated as MLTCLQSEEEMTQLSVRRWTPKHVAKWLREEGFCDYVDLLCNKHRLDGTSLLALSEYDLRSPPLELKVLGDIKRLMVSIRKLQKQNIDVLEELGLPFDGHSPTGSGGSLDWLCNGDPGRDCDSTDTAPVGEEYHQYTNGKYKQQTRRLDPEYWKTALSSIYVVFVFGFTSFVMVIVHERVPDMRTYPPLPDIFLDSVPRIPWAFAMAEACGVILCNVWLLVLLLHKHRSILLRRMCSLMGTVFMLRCITMFVTSLSVPGQHLQCSGKMYGDMWAKLQRAVAIWSGFGMTLTGVHTCGDYMFSGHTVVITLLNFFVTEYTPRSWNFIHTLSWVLNLFGIFFILAAHEHYSIDVFIAFYITTRLFLYYHTLANTRAYQQSRRARIWFPMFSFFECNVNGPVPNEYCWPFSRPAVMRRLIG; from the exons ATGCTAACATG CCTTCAGAGTGAGGAGGAAATGACCCAGCTGAGTGTCCGTCGCTGGACGCCCAAACACGTCGCCAAGTGGCTGAGGGAAGAAGGCTTCTGTGACTATGTGGACCTGCTGTGTAACAAGCACCGACTGGATGGCACCAGTCTGCTTGCCCTCAGCGAGTATGACCTCCGCTCGCCACCTCTGGAGCTCAAGGTGCTGGGGGACATCAAGCGTCTGATGGTGTCTATTCGCAAACTACAGAAACAGAACATTGACGTGTTGGAGGAGCTGGGTCTTCCCTTCGACGGCCACTCTCCCACAGGCTCAGGAGGCAGTTTGGACTGGTTGTGTAATGGAGACCCAGGTAGAGACTGTGACAGCACTGACACTGCACCAGTGGGAGAGGAGTATCACCAGTACACTAATGGGAAGTACAAACAGCAGACGAGGCGCCTGGATCCAGAGTACTGGAAGACAGCACTTAGCTCCATCTAcgtggtgtttgtgtttggcttcaccTCCTTTGTCATGGTCATAGTGCATGAGAGGGTGCCTGACATGCGCACATACCCTCCACTGCCAGATATTTTCCTAGACAG TGTGCCTAGAATACCTTGGGCCTTTGCCATGGCTGAAGCATGTGGAGTGATCCTCTGTAATGTCTGGTTGCTGGTTCTATTGCTCCATAAACACAG GTCTATCCTTTTGCGGCGCATGTGCAGCCTCATGGGGACGGTGTTCATGCTCCGCTGCATCACCATGTTTGTCACCTCCCTGTCTGTGCCGGGACAACACCTGCAATGCTCAGGAAAG ATGTATGGTGACATGTGGGCCAAGCTGCAGCGAGCTGTGGCCATCTGGAGCGGTTTCGGGATGACGCTGACGGGAGTGCATACATGTGGTGACTACATGTTCAGCGGCCACACTGTGGTCATTACCCTGCTCAACTTCTTTGTCACAGAGT ACACCCCACGAAGCTGGAACTTCATTCACACGTTGTCCTGGGTCCTGAATCTCTTCGGCATCTTCTTCATCTTGGCTGCACATGAACACTACTCCATTGATGTGTTCATAGCCTTCTACATCACTACCAGACTCTTCCTCTACTACCACACTCTAGCCAACACCCGGGCCTACCAGCAGAGTCGAAGAGCTCGCATCTGGTTCCCCATGTTCTCGTTCTTTGAGTGCAATGTCAACGGGCCCGTCCCCAACGAGTACTGCTGGCCCTTCTCTAGACCTGCTGTGATGAGGAGGCTTATTGGatag
- the LOC126400000 gene encoding sphingomyelin synthase-related protein 1-like isoform X2, producing the protein MTQLSVRRWTPKHVAKWLREEGFCDYVDLLCNKHRLDGTSLLALSEYDLRSPPLELKVLGDIKRLMVSIRKLQKQNIDVLEELGLPFDGHSPTGSGGSLDWLCNGDPGRDCDSTDTAPVGEEYHQYTNGKYKQQTRRLDPEYWKTALSSIYVVFVFGFTSFVMVIVHERVPDMRTYPPLPDIFLDSVPRIPWAFAMAEACGVILCNVWLLVLLLHKHRSILLRRMCSLMGTVFMLRCITMFVTSLSVPGQHLQCSGKMYGDMWAKLQRAVAIWSGFGMTLTGVHTCGDYMFSGHTVVITLLNFFVTEYTPRSWNFIHTLSWVLNLFGIFFILAAHEHYSIDVFIAFYITTRLFLYYHTLANTRAYQQSRRARIWFPMFSFFECNVNGPVPNEYCWPFSRPAVMRRLIG; encoded by the exons ATGACCCAGCTGAGTGTCCGTCGCTGGACGCCCAAACACGTCGCCAAGTGGCTGAGGGAAGAAGGCTTCTGTGACTATGTGGACCTGCTGTGTAACAAGCACCGACTGGATGGCACCAGTCTGCTTGCCCTCAGCGAGTATGACCTCCGCTCGCCACCTCTGGAGCTCAAGGTGCTGGGGGACATCAAGCGTCTGATGGTGTCTATTCGCAAACTACAGAAACAGAACATTGACGTGTTGGAGGAGCTGGGTCTTCCCTTCGACGGCCACTCTCCCACAGGCTCAGGAGGCAGTTTGGACTGGTTGTGTAATGGAGACCCAGGTAGAGACTGTGACAGCACTGACACTGCACCAGTGGGAGAGGAGTATCACCAGTACACTAATGGGAAGTACAAACAGCAGACGAGGCGCCTGGATCCAGAGTACTGGAAGACAGCACTTAGCTCCATCTAcgtggtgtttgtgtttggcttcaccTCCTTTGTCATGGTCATAGTGCATGAGAGGGTGCCTGACATGCGCACATACCCTCCACTGCCAGATATTTTCCTAGACAG TGTGCCTAGAATACCTTGGGCCTTTGCCATGGCTGAAGCATGTGGAGTGATCCTCTGTAATGTCTGGTTGCTGGTTCTATTGCTCCATAAACACAG GTCTATCCTTTTGCGGCGCATGTGCAGCCTCATGGGGACGGTGTTCATGCTCCGCTGCATCACCATGTTTGTCACCTCCCTGTCTGTGCCGGGACAACACCTGCAATGCTCAGGAAAG ATGTATGGTGACATGTGGGCCAAGCTGCAGCGAGCTGTGGCCATCTGGAGCGGTTTCGGGATGACGCTGACGGGAGTGCATACATGTGGTGACTACATGTTCAGCGGCCACACTGTGGTCATTACCCTGCTCAACTTCTTTGTCACAGAGT ACACCCCACGAAGCTGGAACTTCATTCACACGTTGTCCTGGGTCCTGAATCTCTTCGGCATCTTCTTCATCTTGGCTGCACATGAACACTACTCCATTGATGTGTTCATAGCCTTCTACATCACTACCAGACTCTTCCTCTACTACCACACTCTAGCCAACACCCGGGCCTACCAGCAGAGTCGAAGAGCTCGCATCTGGTTCCCCATGTTCTCGTTCTTTGAGTGCAATGTCAACGGGCCCGTCCCCAACGAGTACTGCTGGCCCTTCTCTAGACCTGCTGTGATGAGGAGGCTTATTGGatag
- the LOC126400004 gene encoding dual specificity protein phosphatase 13-like: protein MLSTMSNLQESIAASPATPSVKDLVKVLYGGKRFDNHVDEVWPNLFLGDMSVANDRYSLWKLGITHVLNAAHGRMHCQGSHDFYGSTVDYYGVPADDSPSFDLSRYFSSSAEYIQSALDTAGARVFVHCAVGVSRSATVVLAYLMIHHRYTLLEAINKVKEHRWIFPNRGFLKQLRALDLKLRKTS, encoded by the exons ATGCTGTCAACTATGAGCAATCTACAGGAAAGTATTGCAGCTTCACCCGCCACTCCATCTGTGAAAGACTTGGTGAAGGTTTTGTACGGAGGAAAAAGGTTTGACAACCATGTGGATGAAGTTTGGCCTAACCTTTTCCTTGGCGACAT GTCAGTGGCCAATGATCGCTACAGTCTGTGGAAGCTGGGAATCACTCATGTTCTGAATGCAGCTCATGGAAGGATGCACTGTCAGGGGAGTCATGACTTCTACGGCTCCACTGTGGACTATTATGGAGTGCCTGCAGATGACTCACCATCCTTTGACCTCTCTCGCTatttctcttcctctgctgagTATATTCAGAGTGCACTTGACACAGCTGGTG CTCGGGTTTTTGTCCACTGTGCAGTTGGAGTGAGCAGATCTGCCACCGTCGTCCTGGCCTACCTAATGATCCACCACCGTTACACCTTGCTAGAGGCCATCAATAAGGTCAAAGAGCACAGATGGATTTTCCCAAACAGAGGATTCCTCAAACAGCTTCGTGCTTTGGATCTGAAACTGCGCAAGACATCCTGA
- the LOC126400002 gene encoding dual specificity protein phosphatase 13-like, translated as MSNLKGKRKEYLSVKDLQKVLDSCKLHLSQVDEVWPNIYIGNLAVAQNKTALQKLGITHVLNAAHSKQGSIGNQSFYGNSFVYCGIPADDSTHFDLDVYFQPAADFIHKALKSPDGKVLVHCIMGMSRSSTLVLAYLMIYHHLPLKQALQKLIQKRAIYPNRNFLALLLDLDLQLMRKKKKTCQIL; from the exons atgtcaaacttgaaAGGCAAAAGAAAAGAGTATCTAAGTGTGAAGGATCTGCAGAAGGTTTTGGACTCATGTAAGCTTCATCTCAGTCAAGTTGATGAGGTCTGGCCGAATATTTACATAGGAAATTT GGCAGTAGCCCAAAACAAGACTGCCTTGCAGAAATTAGGTATAACTCATGTATTAAACGCTGCTCACTCCAAGCAAGGCAGCATAGGGAACCAAAGCTTTTATGGCAACAGCTTTGTGTATTGTGGCATTCCAGCAGATGACTCGACACACTTTGATCTGGATGTTTACTTCCAGCCTGCAGCTGATTTCATTCATAAGGCTCTGAAGTCACCTGATG GGAAAGTTCTGGTGCACTGCATCATGGGAATGAGCCGGTCATCGACCTTGGTGTTAGCGTACCTCATGATCTACCATCACCTCCCGCTCAAACAGGCTCTGCAGAAACTGATCCAGAAGAGAGCAATCTACCCCAACAGGAATTTTCTGGCTTTGCTGTTGGATCTGGATCTCCAGCTGatgagaaagaagaaaaaaacatgtcagatCTTGTAG